The following coding sequences lie in one Arabidopsis thaliana chromosome 3, partial sequence genomic window:
- a CDS encoding S-adenosyl-L-methionine-dependent methyltransferases superfamily protein produces the protein MRGSVIGAERSGQTIMVALVLMVGSFYTGSLFGTNQPIYVSHPSSHSASSKFANKIELTYRRLPLVIPESGMNVCPLEFNEYIPCHNVTYVHQLLPSLNLSRREDLERHCPPLEHRLFCLVPPPNDYKIPIRWPTSRDYVWRSNVNHTHLAQVKGGQNWVHEQGQFWWFPGGGTHFKHGAAEYIQRLGNMMTNETGDLRSAGVVQVLDVGCGVASFAAYLLPLGIQTISFAPKDGHENQIQFALERGIGAMISAVATKQLPYPAASFEMVHCSRCRVDWHTNDGILLKEVHRLLRPNGFFVYSSPPAYRKDKEYPMIWDKLVNLTSAMCWKLISRKVQTAIWIKEEKEVCLKQKAELKLISLCDVEDVLKPSWKVPLKDCVQISGQTEERPSSLAERLSAYPATLRKIGISEDEYTSDTVFWREQVNHYWRLMNVNETEVRNVMDMNAFIGGFAAAMNSYPVWVMNIVPATMNDTLSGIFERGLNGAFHDWCEAFSTYPRTYDLVHSDHVFSHYNKSYGDGCLLEDIMLEMDRIVRPQVPLQQLTKGDIKLLNQKEHLWSGLLLFPGGWAGVCHNKGRGIYHLKDPRLGSKILVGSGNS, from the exons ATGAGAGGTTCTGTAATTGGTGCAGAGAGATCCGGGCAGACGATAATGGTGGCTCTCGTTCTTATGGTTGGATCATTTTACACTGGCTCTCTCTTCGGAACCAACCAACCCATTTACGTCTCTCATCCTTCTTCTCACTCTG ctTCTTCCAAATTTGCAAACAAAATTGAGCTTACTTATAGAAGATTACCACTAGTCATACCTGAATCTGGGATGAATGTGTGTCCACTGGAGTTCAATGAGTATATACCTTGTCACAATGTCACCTATGTGCATCAGCTGCTACCAAGCTTGAATCTTTCTAGAAGAGAAGACCTCGAAAGGCATTGCCCGCCACTCGAGCACCGCCTTTTTTGCTTGGTACCTCCGCCAAATGATTATAAGATACCTATTAGATGGCCAACCAGTAGAGACTATGTATGGAGAAGTAATGTGAACCATACACATCTTGCTCAAGTTAAAGGTGGCCAAAATTGGGTCCATGAGCAAGGTCAGTTTTGGTGGTTCCCTGGTGGTGGTACTCATTTTAAGCATGGAGCTGCAGAATACATCCAGag GTTGGGGAATATGATGACTAATGAAACAGGTGACTTGCGTTCAGCTGGGGTGGTACAAGTTCTTGATGTTGGCTGTGGAGTTGCGAGCTTTGCGGCTTATCTTCTTCCCTTAGGTATACAGACAATTTCATTTGCTCCCAAAGATGGTCATGAAAACCAGATTCAGTTTGCATTGGAGAGAGGCATTGGTGCAATGATATCCGCGGTTGCCACCAAACAATTGCCATATCCTGCAGCCTCGTTTGAGATGGTTCATTGTTCGAGATGTCGTGTTGACTGGCATACAAATG ATGGCATCTTACTTAAAGAAGTTCATCGTCTTCTCCGACCAAATGGATTCTTCGTGTATTCATCACCACCAGCATATAGAAAGGATAAAGAGTATCCTATGATTTGGGATAAGTTGGTCAATCTAACTAGTGCAATGTGCTGGAAGCTTATTTCCCGGAAGGTACAGACTGCAATATGgattaaagaagagaaggaggtTTGTCTTAAGCAGAAAGCAGAGCTAAAGCTAATAAGTTTATGTGATGTGGAAGATGTTTTGAAACCATCATGGAAAGTTCCTCTTAAAGATTGTGTGCAAATCAGTGGACAAACAGAAGAGAGACCCTCTTCTTTAGCTGAACGTCTTTCTGCATATCCAGCAACTCTAAGAAAAATAG GGATCAGTGAAGATGAATATACATCAGATACAGTGTTCTGGAGAGAACAAGTTAATCATTACTGGCGGTTAATGAATGTCAATGAGACTGAAGTACGGAATGTGATGGACATGAACGCATTCATTGGTGGTTTTGCTGCAGCTATGAATTCGTATCCTGTTTGGGTAATGAACATAGTACCTGCAACCATGAATGATACCTTGTCTGGAATTTTCGAGAGAGGCTTAAATGGCGCTTTCCATGATTG GTGTGAGGCGTTCTCAACATATCCACGCACGTATGATTTGGTGCATTCCGATCATGTCTTCTCTCACTACAACAAAAGCTACGGAGATGGTTGTTTGCTAGAGGATATCATGCTTGAGATGGACCGCATAGTTCGCCCTCAGGTACCTTTGCAACAACTAACTAAAGGTGACATTAAACTGTTGAATCAAAAAGAACACTTGTGGTCTGGTCTTTTATTATTTCCGGGTGGTTGGGCAGGGGTTTGTCATAATAAGGGACGAGGAATATATCATCTCAAGGATCCGAGGCTTGGCTCCAAAATTCTTGTGGGAAGTGGAAACTCATGA
- a CDS encoding S-adenosyl-L-methionine-dependent methyltransferases superfamily protein (S-adenosyl-L-methionine-dependent methyltransferases superfamily protein; CONTAINS InterPro DOMAIN/s: Protein of unknown function DUF248, methyltransferase putative (InterPro:IPR004159); BEST Arabidopsis thaliana protein match is: S-adenosyl-L-methionine-dependent methyltransferases superfamily protein (TAIR:AT5G04060.1); Has 1192 Blast hits to 1180 proteins in 187 species: Archae - 1; Bacteria - 301; Metazoa - 2; Fungi - 2; Plants - 876; Viruses - 0; Other Eukaryotes - 10 (source: NCBI BLink).) has protein sequence MRGSVIGAERSGQTIMVALVLMVGSFYTGSLFGTNQPIYVSHPSSHSASSKFANKIELTYRRLPLVIPESGMNVCPLEFNEYIPCHNVTYVHQLLPSLNLSRREDLERHCPPLEHRLFCLVPPPNDYKIPIRWPTSRDYVWRSNVNHTHLAQVKGGQNWVHEQGQFWWFPGGGTHFKHGAAEYIQRLGNMMTNETGDLRSAGVVQVLDVGCGVASFAAYLLPLGIQTISFAPKDGHENQIQFALERGIGAMISAVATKQLPYPAASFEMVHCSRCRVDWHTNDGILLKEVHRLLRPNGFFVYSSPPAYRKDKEYPMIWDKLVNLTSAMCWKLISRKVQTAIWIKEEKEVCLKQKAELKLISLCDVEDVLKPSWKVPLKDCVQISGQTEERPSSLAERLSAYPATLRKIGISEDEYTSDTVFWREQVNHYWRLMNVNETEVRNVMDMNAFIGGFAAAMNSYPVWVMNIVPATMNDTLSGIFERGLNGAFHDWCEAFSTYPRTYDLVHSDHVFSHYNKSYGDGCLLEDIMLEMDRIVRPQGFVIIRDEEYIISRIRGLAPKFLWEVETHELENKDKKITESVLFCRKRFWAII, from the exons ATGAGAGGTTCTGTAATTGGTGCAGAGAGATCCGGGCAGACGATAATGGTGGCTCTCGTTCTTATGGTTGGATCATTTTACACTGGCTCTCTCTTCGGAACCAACCAACCCATTTACGTCTCTCATCCTTCTTCTCACTCTG ctTCTTCCAAATTTGCAAACAAAATTGAGCTTACTTATAGAAGATTACCACTAGTCATACCTGAATCTGGGATGAATGTGTGTCCACTGGAGTTCAATGAGTATATACCTTGTCACAATGTCACCTATGTGCATCAGCTGCTACCAAGCTTGAATCTTTCTAGAAGAGAAGACCTCGAAAGGCATTGCCCGCCACTCGAGCACCGCCTTTTTTGCTTGGTACCTCCGCCAAATGATTATAAGATACCTATTAGATGGCCAACCAGTAGAGACTATGTATGGAGAAGTAATGTGAACCATACACATCTTGCTCAAGTTAAAGGTGGCCAAAATTGGGTCCATGAGCAAGGTCAGTTTTGGTGGTTCCCTGGTGGTGGTACTCATTTTAAGCATGGAGCTGCAGAATACATCCAGag GTTGGGGAATATGATGACTAATGAAACAGGTGACTTGCGTTCAGCTGGGGTGGTACAAGTTCTTGATGTTGGCTGTGGAGTTGCGAGCTTTGCGGCTTATCTTCTTCCCTTAGGTATACAGACAATTTCATTTGCTCCCAAAGATGGTCATGAAAACCAGATTCAGTTTGCATTGGAGAGAGGCATTGGTGCAATGATATCCGCGGTTGCCACCAAACAATTGCCATATCCTGCAGCCTCGTTTGAGATGGTTCATTGTTCGAGATGTCGTGTTGACTGGCATACAAATG ATGGCATCTTACTTAAAGAAGTTCATCGTCTTCTCCGACCAAATGGATTCTTCGTGTATTCATCACCACCAGCATATAGAAAGGATAAAGAGTATCCTATGATTTGGGATAAGTTGGTCAATCTAACTAGTGCAATGTGCTGGAAGCTTATTTCCCGGAAGGTACAGACTGCAATATGgattaaagaagagaaggaggtTTGTCTTAAGCAGAAAGCAGAGCTAAAGCTAATAAGTTTATGTGATGTGGAAGATGTTTTGAAACCATCATGGAAAGTTCCTCTTAAAGATTGTGTGCAAATCAGTGGACAAACAGAAGAGAGACCCTCTTCTTTAGCTGAACGTCTTTCTGCATATCCAGCAACTCTAAGAAAAATAG GGATCAGTGAAGATGAATATACATCAGATACAGTGTTCTGGAGAGAACAAGTTAATCATTACTGGCGGTTAATGAATGTCAATGAGACTGAAGTACGGAATGTGATGGACATGAACGCATTCATTGGTGGTTTTGCTGCAGCTATGAATTCGTATCCTGTTTGGGTAATGAACATAGTACCTGCAACCATGAATGATACCTTGTCTGGAATTTTCGAGAGAGGCTTAAATGGCGCTTTCCATGATTG GTGTGAGGCGTTCTCAACATATCCACGCACGTATGATTTGGTGCATTCCGATCATGTCTTCTCTCACTACAACAAAAGCTACGGAGATGGTTGTTTGCTAGAGGATATCATGCTTGAGATGGACCGCATAGTTCGCCCTCAG GGGTTTGTCATAATAAGGGACGAGGAATATATCATCTCAAGGATCCGAGGCTTGGCTCCAAAATTCTTGTGGGAAGTGGAAACTCATGAGcttgaaaacaaagacaagaaGATAACAGagtctgttttgttttgcagaaaGAGATTCTGGGCAATCATTTGA
- a CDS encoding SEC14 cytosolic factor family protein / phosphoglyceride transfer family protein (SEC14 cytosolic factor family protein / phosphoglyceride transfer family protein; CONTAINS InterPro DOMAIN/s: Cellular retinaldehyde-binding/triple function, C-terminal (InterPro:IPR001251); BEST Arabidopsis thaliana protein match is: SEC14 cytosolic factor family protein / phosphoglyceride transfer family protein (TAIR:AT4G35750.1); Has 394 Blast hits to 394 proteins in 72 species: Archae - 0; Bacteria - 0; Metazoa - 260; Fungi - 0; Plants - 121; Viruses - 0; Other Eukaryotes - 13 (source: NCBI BLink).), with product MAEDFSVVVLASDLGIDARPFLTRSDDVDEQENWHDCPQYLGDEDFSDLDLLQFFTLQGLDRSGNRIFRIVGKYFPARVVSAERLKKYISQKISNQCPEGPLCLVYMHSTVQKDDNSPGITILRWIYEDLPSDIKDRLQLVYFIHPGLRSRLVIATLGRLLLSGGLYWKIKYVSRLQYLWEDIKKGEVEIPDFVKNHDNVLEHRPLTDYGIEPDPFQLSEVQSSSFSLNRYENRWVS from the exons ATGGCTGAAGATTTTTCGGTGGTTGTGTTGGCTTCTGATCTAGGAATTGACGCTAGACCCTTCTTGACGAGAAGCGATGACGTTGATGAACAAGAAAACTGGCATGATTGTCCCCAATACTTAGGAGATGAAGATTTCTCTGATCTCGATCTTCTCCAGTTCTTTACTCTCCAGGGCTTGGATAGGTCCGGTAACCGGATTTTCCGCATCGTCGGAAAGTATTTCCCTG CTCGTGTAGTGAGTGCGGAGCGGCTGAAGAAGTATATATCCCAGAAGATAAGCAACCAATGTCCTGAGGGACCTTTGTGCTTGGTTTACATGCATAGCACAGTCCAAAAGGACGACAATTCACCGGGAATTACCATCTTACGGTGGATTTACGAGGACCTTCCTTCAGATATCAAAGACAGGCTTCAACTTGTTTATTTCATCCACCCTGGTCTTCGTTCAAGACTTGTCATTGCCACTCTTGGCCGCCTTCTTTTAAGTGGAGG ACTGTACTGGAAGATTAAGTACGTGAGCAGGTTGCAGTACCTTTGGGAGGACATAAAGAAAGGCGAGGTGGAAATTCCCGACTTTGTGAAGAACCATGACAATGTGCTCGAGCATAGACCATTAACGGACTATGGAATCGAACCGGATCCTTTCCAGTTAAGCGAGGTTCAATCTTCATCGTTCTCTCTCAACCGCTACGAGAACAGATGGGTCTCATAG
- the EMB2804 gene encoding tubulin folding cofactor B (tubulin folding cofactor B; FUNCTIONS IN: molecular_function unknown; INVOLVED IN: tubulin complex assembly, embryo development, cell division; LOCATED IN: nucleus, cytoplasm, phragmoplast; EXPRESSED IN: 22 plant structures; EXPRESSED DURING: 13 growth stages; CONTAINS InterPro DOMAIN/s: Cytoskeleton-associated protein, CAP-Gly (InterPro:IPR000938); Has 1750 Blast hits to 1417 proteins in 212 species: Archae - 0; Bacteria - 0; Metazoa - 1247; Fungi - 285; Plants - 70; Viruses - 0; Other Eukaryotes - 148 (source: NCBI BLink).) — MATSRLQLEGDDSVHLHITHANLKSFSADARFSPQMSVEAVKEKLWKKCGTSVNSMALELYDDSGSKVAVLSDDSRPLGFFSPFDGFRLHIIDLDPSSVTTGGWLEDTSLVEKYNISEEDYAKRTDSFRKFKEKRVSQNPVAAEAKTKENYMEDLCANIKVGDRCQVEPGEKRGMVKYVGRAESLGPGYWVGIQYDEPLGKHDGMVKGTRFFECPRLQGGMVRPDKVKVGDYPERDPFEEDEI; from the exons ATGGCAACTTCGCGTTTACAGTTGGAAGGAGATGACTCTGTACATCTACACATTACTCACGCCAACCTTAAAAGCTTCTCTGCGGACGCTCGTTTCTCTCCGCAA ATGAGTGTAGAAGCTGTGAAAGAAAAGCTATGGAAGAAATGTGGTACATCTGTTAATTCCATGGCTTTAGAGCTCTATGATGACTCTGGCTCAAAGGTTGCAGTTCTCAGTGATGATTCTAGACctcttggtttcttctctccttttgaTGG GTTTCGGTTACACATCATAGATCTTGACCCCTCCTCGGTCACAACTGGAGGCTGGCTTGAAGATACGTCACTGGTTGAGAAGTATAACATCTCAGAGGAGGATTATGCTAAACGAACTG ACAGTTTTAggaaattcaaagaaaagagagtttCTCAAAATCCGGTTGCTGCTGAGGCTAAG ACGAAAGAGAACTATATGGAAGATCTCTGCGCAAATATCAAG GTGGGAGATAGATGCCAAGTTGAGCCTGGGGAGAAAAGAGGAATGGTCAAATATGTTGGACGAGCAGAGTCGTTGGGTCCTGGCTATTGGGTTGGAATTCAGTATGATGAGCCCCTTGGAAAACATGATGGCAT GGTGAAAGGAACAAGATTCTTTGAGTGCCCTCGGCTTCAAGGTGGTATGGTCAGGCCTGACAAAGTAaag GTTGGTGATTATCCGGAAAGAGACCCTTTCGAGGAAGATGAAATATAA
- the LYC gene encoding lycopene cyclase (lycopene cyclase (LYC); CONTAINS InterPro DOMAIN/s: Lycopene beta/epsilon cyclase (InterPro:IPR008671), Lycopene cyclase, beta/epsilon (InterPro:IPR010108); BEST Arabidopsis thaliana protein match is: Lycopene beta/epsilon cyclase protein (TAIR:AT5G57030.1); Has 1445 Blast hits to 1439 proteins in 252 species: Archae - 29; Bacteria - 306; Metazoa - 0; Fungi - 5; Plants - 374; Viruses - 0; Other Eukaryotes - 731 (source: NCBI BLink).): MDTLLKTPNKLDFFIPQFHGFERLCSNNPYHSRVRLGVKKRAIKIVSSVVSGSAALLDLVPETKKENLDFELPLYDTSKSQVVDLAIVGGGPAGLAVAQQVSEAGLSVCSIDPSPKLIWPNNYGVWVDEFEAMDLLDCLDTTWSGAVVYVDEGVKKDLSRPYGRVNRKQLKSKMLQKCITNGVKFHQSKVTNVVHEEANSTVVCSDGVKIQASVVLDATGFSRCLVQYDKPYNPGYQVAYGIVAEVDGHPFDVDKMVFMDWRDKHLDSYPELKERNSKIPTFLYAMPFSSNRIFLEETSLVARPGLRMEDIQERMAARLKHLGINVKRIEEDERCVIPMGGPLPVLPQRVVGIGGTAGMVHPSTGYMVARTLAAAPIVANAIVRYLGSPSSNSLRGDQLSAEVWRDLWPIERRRQREFFCFGMDILLKLDLDATRRFFDAFFDLQPHYWHGFLSSRLFLPELLVFGLSLFSHASNTSRLEIMTKGTVPLAKMINNLVQDRD, from the coding sequence ATGGATACTCTGTTGAAAACACCCAACAAGCTCGATTTTTTCATCCCTCAGTTTCATGGGTTTGAGAGATTATGCAGTAACAATCCATACCATTCAAGGGTTAGGCTTGGTGTGAAGAAAAGGGCTATCAAAATTGTCTCTAGTGTAGTGAGTGGTAGCGCTGCTCTTTTGGATCTTGTTCCTGAAACTAAGAAGGAGAATCTTGACTTTGAGCTTCCTTTGTACGACACTTCCAAGAGTCAAGTTGTTGATTTGGCTATTGTTGGTGGTGGTCCTGCTGGTTTAGCCGTGGCTCAGCAGGTTTCTGAAGCTGGACTCTCTGTTTGTTCCATTGATCCTTCTCCTAAGCTCATATGGCCTAACAATTATGGAGTTTGGGTTGATGAGTTTGAGGCTATGGATTTACTAGACTGCCTGGATACCACATGGTCTGGTGCTGTTGTCTATGTCGATGAAGGTGTCAAGAAGGATTTGAGCCGGCCTTATGGGAGAGTTAACCGGAAACAGCTCAAATCCAAAATGCTTCAGAAATGTATTACCAACGGTGTTAAATTTCATCAGTCTAAGGTCACTAATGTGGTTCACGAGGAGGCAAACTCCACTGTGGTCTGCAGTGACGGTGTAAAGATTCAGGCTTCCGTGGTTCTTGATGCCACTGGGTTTTCCCGATGCTTGGTTCAGTATGACAAACCTTACAACCCTGGGTACCAAGTAGCTTACGGGATTGTAGCTGAAGTTGATGGTCACCCATTCGATGTAGACAAAATGGTGTTCATGGATTGGAGAGACAAACATCTGGACTCATATCCTGAGCTGAAAGAACGGAACAGCAAGATCCCAACGTTCTTGTACGCTATGCCATTTTCTTCCAACCGAATATTTCTTGAAGAAACTTCTTTAGTTGCTAGACCTGGTCTGAGAATGGAAGATATCCAAGAAAGAATGGCTGCTAGACTGAAACATCTGGGGATCAATGTGAAGAGGATTGAGGAAGACGAGCGTTGTGTGATCCCGATGGGCGGTCCTTTACCAGTCTTACCTCAACGGGTTGTGGGGATTGGTGGGACAGCAGGAATGGTTCATCCTTCAACTGGTTACATGGTTGCTAGGACTCTTGCAGCTGCACCAATAGTTGCAAATGCCATTGTGAGATACCTCGGTTCACCAAGTAGTAATAGCCTGAGAGGAGATCAACTCTCTGCTGAGGTTTGGAGAGACTTGTGGCCTATCGAACGGCGTAGACAGAGGGAGTTCTTCTGTTTTGGAATGGATATTCTGCTGAAACTCGATTTAGACGCTACTAGAAGGTTCTTTGATGCATTCTTTGATCTGCAACCTCATTACTGGCACGGATTCTTGTCTTCCAGGCTGTTTCTCCCGGAACTGTTGGTCTTCGGGTTGTCGCTCTTCTCACACGCTTCCAATACCTCAAGATTGGAGATCATGACAAAGGGGACTGTTCCTCTTGCTAAGATGATCAACAATTTGGTACAAGATAGAGACTAA
- the LYC gene encoding lycopene cyclase (lycopene cyclase (LYC); CONTAINS InterPro DOMAIN/s: Lycopene beta/epsilon cyclase (InterPro:IPR008671), Lycopene cyclase, beta/epsilon (InterPro:IPR010108); BEST Arabidopsis thaliana protein match is: Lycopene beta/epsilon cyclase protein (TAIR:AT5G57030.1); Has 1114 Blast hits to 1109 proteins in 188 species: Archae - 1; Bacteria - 220; Metazoa - 0; Fungi - 0; Plants - 356; Viruses - 0; Other Eukaryotes - 537 (source: NCBI BLink).), whose amino-acid sequence MDLLDCLDTTWSGAVVYVDEGVKKDLSRPYGRVNRKQLKSKMLQKCITNGVKFHQSKVTNVVHEEANSTVVCSDGVKIQASVVLDATGFSRCLVQYDKPYNPGYQVAYGIVAEVDGHPFDVDKMVFMDWRDKHLDSYPELKERNSKIPTFLYAMPFSSNRIFLEETSLVARPGLRMEDIQERMAARLKHLGINVKRIEEDERCVIPMGGPLPVLPQRVVGIGGTAGMVHPSTGYMVARTLAAAPIVANAIVRYLGSPSSNSLRGDQLSAEVWRDLWPIERRRQREFFCFGMDILLKLDLDATRRFFDAFFDLQPHYWHGFLSSRLFLPELLVFGLSLFSHASNTSRLEIMTKGTVPLAKMINNLVQDRD is encoded by the coding sequence ATGGATTTACTAGACTGCCTGGATACCACATGGTCTGGTGCTGTTGTCTATGTCGATGAAGGTGTCAAGAAGGATTTGAGCCGGCCTTATGGGAGAGTTAACCGGAAACAGCTCAAATCCAAAATGCTTCAGAAATGTATTACCAACGGTGTTAAATTTCATCAGTCTAAGGTCACTAATGTGGTTCACGAGGAGGCAAACTCCACTGTGGTCTGCAGTGACGGTGTAAAGATTCAGGCTTCCGTGGTTCTTGATGCCACTGGGTTTTCCCGATGCTTGGTTCAGTATGACAAACCTTACAACCCTGGGTACCAAGTAGCTTACGGGATTGTAGCTGAAGTTGATGGTCACCCATTCGATGTAGACAAAATGGTGTTCATGGATTGGAGAGACAAACATCTGGACTCATATCCTGAGCTGAAAGAACGGAACAGCAAGATCCCAACGTTCTTGTACGCTATGCCATTTTCTTCCAACCGAATATTTCTTGAAGAAACTTCTTTAGTTGCTAGACCTGGTCTGAGAATGGAAGATATCCAAGAAAGAATGGCTGCTAGACTGAAACATCTGGGGATCAATGTGAAGAGGATTGAGGAAGACGAGCGTTGTGTGATCCCGATGGGCGGTCCTTTACCAGTCTTACCTCAACGGGTTGTGGGGATTGGTGGGACAGCAGGAATGGTTCATCCTTCAACTGGTTACATGGTTGCTAGGACTCTTGCAGCTGCACCAATAGTTGCAAATGCCATTGTGAGATACCTCGGTTCACCAAGTAGTAATAGCCTGAGAGGAGATCAACTCTCTGCTGAGGTTTGGAGAGACTTGTGGCCTATCGAACGGCGTAGACAGAGGGAGTTCTTCTGTTTTGGAATGGATATTCTGCTGAAACTCGATTTAGACGCTACTAGAAGGTTCTTTGATGCATTCTTTGATCTGCAACCTCATTACTGGCACGGATTCTTGTCTTCCAGGCTGTTTCTCCCGGAACTGTTGGTCTTCGGGTTGTCGCTCTTCTCACACGCTTCCAATACCTCAAGATTGGAGATCATGACAAAGGGGACTGTTCCTCTTGCTAAGATGATCAACAATTTGGTACAAGATAGAGACTAA